One window of Micropterus dolomieu isolate WLL.071019.BEF.003 ecotype Adirondacks linkage group LG13, ASM2129224v1, whole genome shotgun sequence genomic DNA carries:
- the LOC123982405 gene encoding uncharacterized protein LOC123982405 isoform X3 — translation MSRPFLWSPEAEAAFLELKRRFASAPILIQPDRTRQFVVEVDASVGIRCLGRLQEPGIHPCRQTTELTPGQNKSFNQPTSGLLRPLLISRHPWSYLALDLA, via the exons ATGTCTAG ACCGTTCCTGTGGTCTCCTGAAGCTGAAGCGGCGTTTCTGGAGCTCAAGAGACGGTTCGCCTCTGCTCCCATCCTCATCCAGCCAGACAGGACACGACAGTTTGTGGTTGAAGTGGATGCCTCAGTGGGAATTCGTTGTTTGGGCCGACTACAAGAACCTGGAATACATCCGTGCCGCCAAACGACTGAACTCACGCCAGGACAG AATAAGAGTTTCAACCAGCCCACTTCTGGTCTCCTCCGCCCTCTGCTCATTTCTCGCCACCCCTGGTCGTACCTGGCTTTGGACTTGGCATGA
- the LOC123982405 gene encoding uncharacterized protein LOC123982405 isoform X2: protein MLLPLLRMEEGTTWKRNPCSWAIIAWATRSDSAAGPTTVVFMVGRLAITLPRGGRRGGSRGGGSILASCSSVSSRPRTQLHAILTHKDRSCGLLKLKRRFWSSRDGSPLLPSSSSQTGHDSLWLKWMPQWEFVVWADYKNLEYIRAAKRLNSRQDSPRQSSLA, encoded by the exons ATGCTGCTTCCCTTACTCAGGATGGAGGAGGGGACAACCTGGAAGCGGAACCCATGCAGCTGGGCCATTATCGCCTGGGCGACAAGGAGCGACAGCGCCGCAGGGCCAACAACTGTTGTCTTTATGGTGGGCAGACTGGCCATTACATTGCCGCGAGGCGGGAGGCGAGGAGGTTCGCGAGGCGGAGGAAGCATCCTGGCGAGCTGCTCTTCCGTGTCTTCCCGTCCCAGAACTCAACTTCACGCCATCCTCACACATAAAG ACCGTTCCTGTGGTCTCCTGAAGCTGAAGCGGCGTTTCTGGAGCTCAAGAGACGGTTCGCCTCTGCTCCCATCCTCATCCAGCCAGACAGGACACGACAGTTTGTGGTTGAAGTGGATGCCTCAGTGGGAATTCGTTGTTTGGGCCGACTACAAGAACCTGGAATACATCCGTGCCGCCAAACGACTGAACTCACGCCAGGACAG CCCCAGGCAATCCAGTCTTGCCTAA
- the LOC123982405 gene encoding uncharacterized protein LOC123982405 isoform X1: MEEGTTWKRNPCSWAIIAWATRSDSAAGPTTVVFMVGRLAITLPRGGRRGGSRGGGSILASCSSVSSRPRTQLHAILTHKDRSCGLLKLKRRFWSSRDGSPLLPSSSSQTGHDSLWLKWMPQWEFVVWADYKNLEYIRAAKRLNSRQDRWALFFGRFNYVLTFRPGSRIKLDALSRLFAKGEKPGTPPDSIITSPCIVGATISDIEREVKEALRNQ, encoded by the exons ATGGAGGAGGGGACAACCTGGAAGCGGAACCCATGCAGCTGGGCCATTATCGCCTGGGCGACAAGGAGCGACAGCGCCGCAGGGCCAACAACTGTTGTCTTTATGGTGGGCAGACTGGCCATTACATTGCCGCGAGGCGGGAGGCGAGGAGGTTCGCGAGGCGGAGGAAGCATCCTGGCGAGCTGCTCTTCCGTGTCTTCCCGTCCCAGAACTCAACTTCACGCCATCCTCACACATAAAG ACCGTTCCTGTGGTCTCCTGAAGCTGAAGCGGCGTTTCTGGAGCTCAAGAGACGGTTCGCCTCTGCTCCCATCCTCATCCAGCCAGACAGGACACGACAGTTTGTGGTTGAAGTGGATGCCTCAGTGGGAATTCGTTGTTTGGGCCGACTACAAGAACCTGGAATACATCCGTGCCGCCAAACGACTGAACTCACGCCAGGACAGGTGGGCTTTGTTTTTTGGACGTTTTAATTATGTGTTGACTTTCAGACCCGGTTCAAGAATCAAGCTGGACGCTCTTTCCCGTTTGTTCGCGAAGGGGGAGAAGCCCGGTACCCCTCCTGACTCAATCATAACCAGCCCCTGCATCGTTGGTGCCACTATTTCGGATATTGAGCGTGAGGTTAAGGAGGCACTAAGGAACCAGTAG
- the scpp8 gene encoding secretory calcium-binding phosphoprotein 8 has protein sequence MELLTTALVIVLLTAASAKPIGWRLHHDADITENDKLKEWRSWRFTESSNSKDSSSDSDQSLNSDESSESSKSKSSSEEDIDKTTVVVPTTAMITVTTADRSTLTPEPDTASTDEPTITVTTPPTVPTTDVVVTSPGNVTHCVTKEIPTPAPVTENRGDN, from the exons ATGGAGCTTCTGACAACCGCTCTTGTCATTGTACTTCTTACAGCAGCCTCCGCTAAGCCG ATTGGCTGGCGTCTGCACCATGATGCTGACATCACTGAAAATGACAAGCTCAAGGAATGGCGGTCTTGGCGGTTCACTGAATCGTCCAACTCCAAAGATTCTTCTTCAGATTCGGATCAGTCACTGAATTCAGATGAATCTAGTGAATCCTCAAAAAGTAAATCTTCCTCTGAGGAAGATATAGATAAGACAACAGTAGTCGTGCCCACCACTGCCATGATAACCGTCACTACGGCAGACAGGAGTACCCTCACCCCTGAACCAGACACAGCGAGCACAGATGAGCCAACTATTACTGTGACGACTCCACCAACAGTACCGACCACAGATGTTGTTGTCACATCACCCGGCAATGTGACTCATTGTGTTACCAAGGAAATTCCAACACCAGCTCCTGTTACAGAAAACAGAGGAGACAACTAA